A window of the Cystobacter fuscus genome harbors these coding sequences:
- a CDS encoding pilus assembly protein N-terminal domain-containing protein, whose amino-acid sequence MRPPVSRSALLVPLATLLVLLAAPPVRAWPVDLVMNLEAGNERFHKLTVVDWVEVEDPSIATAEIFQESKELMLTGVKPGRTLLLLYAGGKFAVWRLVVGAPGKPVEAEPVTGPLEAARKACPGLKATEGAERSLTAEVKDARCREALRAVLKTDAYLARELDLTFELALLQEQLASLSPALKALGLEASYRGAGLLLKGSTTPEGHRQALWELFRQSVGRVPLEDRVEVKRPAPSDAGTPPPPTP is encoded by the coding sequence ATGCGTCCACCAGTGAGCCGCTCCGCCCTCCTCGTGCCCCTGGCCACCCTGCTCGTGCTCCTGGCCGCACCCCCCGTCCGGGCCTGGCCGGTGGACCTGGTGATGAACCTGGAGGCGGGCAATGAGCGCTTCCACAAGCTGACGGTGGTGGACTGGGTGGAGGTGGAGGACCCGTCCATCGCCACGGCGGAGATCTTCCAGGAGAGCAAGGAGCTGATGCTCACCGGGGTGAAGCCCGGGCGCACGCTGCTGCTGTTGTACGCGGGGGGGAAGTTCGCCGTGTGGCGGCTGGTGGTGGGAGCGCCGGGCAAGCCGGTGGAGGCCGAGCCCGTCACGGGCCCCCTGGAAGCGGCGCGCAAGGCCTGCCCGGGCCTGAAGGCCACCGAGGGTGCCGAGCGCTCGCTGACGGCGGAGGTGAAGGACGCGCGCTGCCGCGAGGCGCTGCGCGCGGTGTTGAAGACGGACGCGTACCTGGCGCGCGAGTTGGATCTGACCTTCGAGCTGGCGCTGTTGCAGGAGCAACTCGCGAGCCTGTCCCCCGCGCTCAAGGCGCTGGGTCTCGAGGCGAGCTACCGCGGGGCGGGGCTGCTGCTGAAGGGGTCCACCACGCCCGAGGGTCACCGTCAGGCGCTCTGGGAGTTGTTCCGCCAGTCCGTGGGCCGCGTGCCCCTGGAGGACCGGGTCGAGGTGAAGCGGCCGGCTCCCTCGGATGCGGGTACGCCCCCGCCGCCCACTCCCTGA
- a CDS encoding serine/threonine protein kinase produces the protein MASQLDLGGYEVIGRLAVGGMAEVYQARAKPTTQRSPGEPDEVVLKRLLPAYRNDGAFVKAFVDEAKLTVRLRHGNIVRTFRLFKAGPDYLMVQELVAGRTLGFMQELLMKAGAAMPPEAACYIAWCVLKALDYLHRAKAGEGGAAIVHRDVNPANILLSVTGEVKLTDFGVADVEGGTRGDTGALRGTLPYMCPEQVLGQPVDTRGDLFSVGIILWELLTCRRLYTGEGEAELMHRVRDARVPLLSTLVPGLPDYAEQVVRKALFADKARRFQSAAEFIRALEALSRRTGWPLTVEALKPLLGG, from the coding sequence GTGGCGTCACAACTGGACCTGGGTGGTTACGAGGTCATCGGCCGGCTCGCGGTAGGCGGTATGGCGGAGGTGTATCAAGCGCGGGCCAAGCCCACGACGCAGCGCTCGCCGGGTGAGCCCGACGAGGTGGTGCTCAAGCGGCTATTGCCCGCGTACCGCAACGATGGCGCCTTCGTGAAGGCCTTCGTCGACGAGGCGAAGCTCACCGTGCGTCTGCGCCACGGCAACATCGTGCGCACCTTCCGGCTCTTCAAGGCGGGGCCGGACTACCTGATGGTGCAGGAGCTGGTGGCGGGGCGCACGCTGGGGTTCATGCAGGAGCTGTTGATGAAGGCCGGCGCCGCGATGCCGCCGGAAGCGGCCTGCTACATCGCCTGGTGCGTGCTCAAGGCGCTGGACTACCTCCACCGCGCCAAGGCGGGCGAGGGCGGGGCCGCCATCGTCCACCGCGATGTCAACCCGGCCAACATCCTCTTGAGCGTGACGGGCGAGGTGAAGCTCACCGACTTCGGGGTGGCGGACGTGGAGGGCGGCACGCGGGGAGACACGGGCGCGCTGCGCGGCACGCTGCCCTACATGTGCCCGGAGCAGGTGCTGGGCCAGCCGGTGGACACGCGCGGCGATCTGTTCTCGGTGGGCATCATCCTCTGGGAGCTGCTCACGTGCCGGCGCCTGTACACCGGGGAGGGAGAGGCGGAGCTGATGCACCGGGTGCGCGACGCGCGCGTGCCGCTGCTGTCCACGCTGGTGCCGGGGCTGCCGGACTACGCGGAGCAGGTGGTGCGCAAGGCGCTCTTCGCGGACAAGGCCCGCCGTTTCCAGTCGGCCGCGGAGTTCATCCGCGCGCTGGAGGCGCTGTCTCGCCGTACCGGGTGGCCGCTCACGGTGGAGGCCCTCAAGCCACTGCTGGGGGGTTGA
- a CDS encoding sensor histidine kinase, producing MKQDSIVRATLRALLVPRRLLPILLVSVPLVAAQVRFSNEEPMAGPLGLLLCVLCVSVAPVSYRVLFPEGLDLSHGGIRLLLYATVGLGVVLSAGVVLPKLLRLGPTFLTDRYSLAVSMGLFLVGGWGLGRDIGFEESLAQERARAERLALEAEQAQLLALRSHLDPHFLFNTLNAIAEWCRTDGAVAEAAVLRLSAMLRSVLAGVRAATWPLAQELELVRTLFELHLLRDPDLFQLTQEVEPGLESFPVPPLVLLPLAENAVKHGPAAGHRGPIHLTVRAHGDTLVFTLENPGASRGPREGSSGLPTVERRLALAYAGSAHLTLSSENARTRVTVTLPRASPPMGRVT from the coding sequence ATGAAACAAGACTCCATCGTCCGCGCCACGCTCCGGGCGCTGCTCGTGCCCCGGCGGCTGCTGCCCATCCTCCTGGTGAGCGTGCCGCTGGTGGCCGCCCAGGTGCGCTTCAGCAACGAGGAGCCCATGGCCGGGCCCCTGGGCCTGCTCTTGTGCGTGCTGTGCGTGAGCGTGGCCCCGGTGTCCTACCGCGTCCTCTTCCCCGAGGGGCTCGACCTGAGCCACGGCGGCATCCGCCTGCTGCTCTACGCCACCGTGGGCCTGGGCGTCGTGCTGTCCGCGGGCGTCGTGCTGCCCAAGCTGCTGCGGCTCGGGCCCACCTTCCTCACCGACCGCTACAGCCTCGCCGTCAGCATGGGCCTGTTCCTCGTGGGCGGCTGGGGCCTGGGGCGCGACATCGGCTTCGAGGAGAGCCTCGCCCAGGAGCGGGCCCGCGCCGAGCGGCTCGCCCTGGAGGCCGAGCAGGCGCAACTGCTCGCCCTGCGCAGCCACCTGGATCCCCACTTCCTCTTCAACACCCTCAACGCCATCGCCGAGTGGTGCCGGACGGATGGCGCCGTGGCCGAGGCCGCCGTGCTGCGGCTGTCCGCCATGCTGCGCAGCGTGCTCGCCGGGGTGCGCGCCGCCACCTGGCCCCTGGCGCAGGAGCTGGAGCTGGTGCGCACGCTCTTCGAGCTGCACCTGTTGCGCGACCCGGACCTCTTCCAGCTCACCCAGGAGGTGGAGCCCGGCCTGGAGTCCTTTCCCGTGCCGCCGCTCGTCCTGCTGCCGCTCGCGGAGAACGCGGTGAAGCACGGGCCCGCCGCCGGACACCGCGGCCCCATCCACCTCACCGTGCGCGCACACGGGGACACGCTCGTCTTCACCCTGGAGAACCCCGGCGCCTCGCGTGGCCCCCGCGAGGGCAGCAGTGGCCTGCCCACGGTGGAGCGCCGACTCGCCCTGGCCTACGCGGGCAGTGCCCACCTCACCCTGAGCAGCGAGAACGCGCGCACCCGCGTCACCGTCACCCTGCCCCGCGCGAGTCCCCCCATGGGGCGCGTGACCTAA
- the glgA gene encoding glycogen synthase GlgA: MKILYVASEVTPFSKTGGLGDVSGALPAALAALGHEVKVVSPRYSSVQDARLTPTGHTVELRFPFGTERGPLLSLQLAPRLELLFLEHAHYYLRPGLYGDSGGEYGDNPRRFAYLCLGALQAAQRLGFIPDIIHVNDWQTGLLPVALRRGFQETELGRAKSVLTIHNLAYQGQFGKHVMDELGLPWELFTAERGLEFYDGVNFLKGGLQFADALTTVSPTYAREIQRPEAGANLDGLLRHRQGVLSGILNGVDVDEWNPETDPHLPARYGVEDLTGKAACRRELLRRFGLEDTAAPVFGIVSRLAWQKGVDLLLEVLPTALEEDIRFVAVGNGEWHYEEGLRALQRRFPGKVGAFIGFDPALSHLLEAGADFFLMPSRYEPCGLNQMYSLRYGTVPIVRATGGLADTVDGSDDGTGIVFNDFVPEALLWALGRARALYADPERLRAFQRRGMVQDFSWGASARMYERLFASLLA; this comes from the coding sequence ATGAAGATTCTCTACGTGGCGTCCGAGGTCACGCCCTTCTCCAAGACGGGCGGCCTCGGGGATGTGTCGGGGGCCCTGCCCGCCGCGCTCGCCGCACTCGGCCATGAAGTGAAGGTGGTCTCCCCACGCTATTCCTCCGTCCAGGACGCCCGCCTCACGCCCACCGGGCACACGGTGGAGCTGCGCTTTCCCTTCGGCACCGAGCGCGGCCCGCTGCTCTCGCTGCAACTGGCGCCCCGCCTGGAGCTGCTCTTCCTGGAGCATGCGCACTACTACCTGCGTCCGGGGCTCTACGGCGACTCCGGGGGCGAGTACGGGGACAACCCCCGCCGCTTCGCCTATCTCTGCCTGGGCGCGCTCCAGGCCGCCCAGCGCCTGGGTTTCATTCCGGACATCATCCACGTCAATGACTGGCAGACGGGCCTGCTGCCGGTGGCGCTGCGGCGCGGCTTCCAGGAGACGGAACTCGGTCGGGCCAAGAGCGTGCTCACCATCCACAACCTCGCCTACCAGGGGCAGTTCGGCAAACACGTCATGGACGAGCTGGGCCTGCCCTGGGAGCTCTTCACCGCCGAGCGGGGGCTCGAGTTCTACGACGGGGTGAACTTCCTCAAGGGGGGCCTGCAGTTCGCCGATGCGCTCACCACGGTGTCGCCCACGTACGCGCGGGAGATCCAGCGGCCGGAGGCGGGAGCCAACCTGGATGGGCTGTTGCGTCATCGCCAGGGCGTGCTCTCCGGCATCCTCAACGGCGTGGACGTGGACGAGTGGAACCCGGAGACGGATCCCCACCTGCCGGCGCGCTATGGCGTGGAGGACCTGACGGGCAAGGCCGCGTGCCGGCGCGAGCTGCTGCGCCGCTTCGGCCTGGAGGACACGGCCGCGCCGGTGTTCGGCATCGTGTCGCGGTTGGCCTGGCAGAAGGGGGTGGACCTGCTGCTGGAGGTGCTGCCCACGGCGCTCGAGGAGGACATCCGCTTCGTCGCGGTGGGCAACGGGGAGTGGCACTACGAGGAAGGGCTGCGCGCGTTGCAGCGGCGCTTTCCCGGCAAGGTGGGGGCCTTCATCGGCTTCGATCCGGCCCTGTCGCATCTGCTGGAGGCGGGCGCGGACTTCTTCCTCATGCCCAGCCGCTACGAGCCGTGCGGCCTCAACCAGATGTATTCGCTGCGCTATGGCACCGTGCCCATCGTCCGGGCCACGGGCGGGCTCGCGGACACGGTGGATGGGAGCGACGACGGCACCGGCATCGTCTTCAATGACTTCGTGCCGGAGGCGCTGCTCTGGGCCCTGGGGCGGGCGCGCGCCCTGTACGCCGACCCCGAGCGCCTGCGCGCCTTCCAACGCCGCGGCATGGTGCAGGACTTCTCCTGGGGCGCGTCGGCCCGGATGTACGAGCGCCTCTTCGCTTCCCTGCTGGCGTAA
- the hemG gene encoding protoporphyrinogen oxidase, producing the protein MRVVIVGGGISGLVLAQGLRARGTEVTLLEAGAEPGGNIQTHRRDGFVTEAGPNSFLDREPTLRALAARLGIEDRIRTADPSAKRRYLYSGGRLRALPQSPPALIKSDLLPWTAKLRMLGEPLTRRGPTGDESLADFGRRHVGNAATEVLVDAMQTGIYAGDMEALSVGAVFPKVAQLEKRHRSLLLGMVRERKAERATPPPAGTPATTGAVASFDGGLGVLVKALAGALGAALRLEARAVGLRREATGWRVAVEERGQHTELQADRVVLAVPAFTAAELVRPLDAALATQLDGIAYAPIAVVHLGFAPGAVPPPDGFGFLVPAVEKRRVLGVIHVSSTFPWRTEGGRVLYTCLIGGARRPDLVELDEAALVTLAREELRLMAGVTAEPVLTEAVRWKRGIPQYNLGHLGRLAAIDEGVARLPGLFLTGNAYRGVGLTDCVREATGLVDTLAR; encoded by the coding sequence ATGCGCGTCGTCATCGTTGGAGGCGGAATCAGTGGACTCGTCCTCGCGCAGGGGCTGCGCGCGCGGGGCACGGAGGTGACACTGCTGGAGGCGGGAGCCGAGCCCGGGGGCAACATCCAGACGCACCGCCGGGACGGCTTCGTCACCGAGGCGGGCCCCAACAGCTTCCTGGACCGGGAGCCCACGCTGCGCGCGCTCGCGGCCCGGCTGGGCATCGAGGATCGCATCCGGACGGCGGATCCCTCGGCGAAGCGCCGCTACCTCTACAGCGGGGGCAGGCTGCGCGCCCTGCCCCAGTCCCCACCCGCGCTGATCAAGTCGGACCTCCTGCCCTGGACGGCGAAGCTGCGGATGCTGGGTGAACCCCTCACCCGCCGGGGCCCCACGGGCGACGAGTCCCTGGCGGACTTCGGGCGTCGGCACGTGGGCAACGCGGCGACCGAGGTGCTGGTGGACGCGATGCAGACGGGCATCTACGCGGGCGACATGGAAGCGCTGAGCGTGGGCGCCGTCTTCCCGAAGGTGGCGCAACTGGAGAAGCGGCACCGCAGCCTGCTGCTGGGCATGGTGCGCGAGCGCAAGGCGGAGCGCGCGACGCCGCCCCCCGCGGGCACTCCGGCCACCACGGGCGCTGTCGCCTCGTTCGACGGGGGCCTCGGGGTGCTGGTGAAGGCACTGGCCGGGGCACTCGGAGCGGCCCTGCGGCTGGAGGCACGCGCGGTGGGACTGCGGCGCGAGGCGACGGGCTGGCGGGTGGCGGTGGAGGAGCGGGGACAGCACACGGAGCTGCAAGCGGACCGGGTGGTGCTGGCGGTGCCCGCGTTCACGGCGGCGGAGCTGGTGCGGCCCCTGGACGCCGCGCTCGCGACCCAGTTGGACGGCATCGCCTACGCGCCCATCGCCGTGGTGCACCTGGGCTTCGCGCCGGGGGCCGTGCCGCCACCAGACGGCTTCGGCTTCCTGGTGCCCGCGGTGGAGAAGCGGCGGGTGCTCGGGGTCATCCACGTCTCGTCGACCTTCCCCTGGCGCACCGAGGGGGGCCGCGTCCTCTACACGTGCCTCATCGGCGGGGCACGGCGGCCGGACCTGGTGGAGCTGGACGAGGCGGCGCTGGTGACGCTCGCGCGCGAGGAGCTGCGGCTCATGGCGGGCGTGACGGCCGAGCCCGTCCTCACCGAGGCCGTGCGCTGGAAGCGCGGCATCCCCCAGTACAACCTGGGCCACCTGGGGCGCCTGGCGGCCATCGACGAGGGGGTGGCGCGCCTGCCCGGGTTGTTCCTCACCGGCAATGCCTACCGGGGCGTGGGACTCACCGACTGCGTCCGCGAGGCCACCGGACTGGTGGACACCCTGGCGCGCTGA
- the pdxH gene encoding pyridoxamine 5'-phosphate oxidase: protein MEPPENPFERFAAIFAEARRVIPVDPNAMIVASVGPDGRPSSRVVLMKDFDERGFAFFTNLNSRKGRELLQHPWAALCFHWPSLEQQIRIEGRVERVSEAEADAYFQSRPRGSQLGAWASLQSQPLPSRELLEQRVEDVTRQYDGQPVPRPPHWSGLRVVPDRIEFWHARPSRLHDRCVYLREGEGWRTELLYP from the coding sequence GTGGAACCACCCGAAAATCCCTTTGAGCGATTCGCCGCCATCTTCGCCGAGGCGCGGCGCGTCATTCCCGTGGACCCCAACGCCATGATCGTGGCGTCAGTGGGGCCCGATGGCCGGCCGTCCTCGCGCGTGGTGCTGATGAAGGACTTCGACGAGCGCGGCTTCGCCTTCTTCACCAACCTGAACAGCCGCAAGGGCCGCGAGCTGCTCCAGCACCCCTGGGCGGCGCTCTGCTTCCACTGGCCGTCGCTGGAGCAGCAGATCCGCATCGAGGGCCGCGTGGAGCGCGTGTCCGAAGCGGAGGCGGACGCCTACTTCCAGAGCCGGCCCCGCGGCAGCCAGTTGGGCGCGTGGGCGAGCCTGCAGAGCCAGCCCCTGCCCTCGCGGGAGCTGTTGGAGCAGCGCGTGGAGGACGTCACGCGCCAGTACGACGGGCAGCCCGTGCCCCGACCTCCCCACTGGTCGGGCCTGAGGGTGGTGCCGGATCGCATCGAGTTCTGGCACGCCCGCCCGAGCCGACTGCATGACCGGTGCGTCTACCTGCGCGAGGGCGAGGGCTGGCGGACGGAGCTCCTCTACCCCTGA
- a CDS encoding serine/threonine-protein kinase, whose protein sequence is MTVADGAAGASTLEGPPTPGAPPPETPVFPVPGWERYQGVRFLGQGGMGQVFLAYDPRLRRHAALKFVRGGDTGLTQRFLSEARAQARVEHERVCQVYEVGEVQGRAFIAMQYVDGHPLNQLASQLTVEQAVLLLRDVAEGVHAAHRAGLIHRDLKPGNILVERTEDGRLKPYVMDFGLARDWREQASTATGAVLGTPHYMAPEQARGEVSRLDRRADVYSLGATLYTLLTGQPPIPGGNGLEVLSNIATLEPRPPRALNPDLPVDLEAIVLKCLEKERSARYDSARALAEELDRFLGGEPVRARPTGLGYRLRKRLRKHRLVVGVATAALLAVALAVVQVSRTRQEATRRERLSSRFTERVERIEALARYSGLSQLHDTRADREALRGRMRELEAEIHEAGAPAVGSGHYALGRGALALGDVVLAREHLEAAWSHGFREPRVAWSLALVMGHLYQEQLLEAERLRDPEHRESRKQDIQRQYRAPALDWLRQSQGADVPSPEYVAALLAFYEDRLDEALAQLEAMKDRLPWFFEAPLLRGEILEARATRRWNQGDREGALADFEAGRRAYATAAAAGESVPEVHRALARLEYTVMVMELYSKGDVMPPFTHGMEAVARALQADPDFGLARVLEAYFYNRLAEYRMSRGLDVEEPLQKALSAARTAMRLVPEPPRARMEQVQSLWRRARSLQARSLDPHEPLQQAVELLGTIPPKEQDYEFHATRGLVFKIWADYEDEKGEDSLPHRGEAIASYREAIRLDERLPDAWINLGIAYRTRATHPRAPAPLEDLKQAQAALDTSRKLNPGNYVSYFLGGTLHLELAQRRRSQGEDARPDLTTALESFEGGIRINARIAQLHNGRSAVLIEQAREAWDHGGAPLPWLEQAGQAARQAIEVAPQQGFGHHNVGEAQAERATYRALSGEDPRPELQAAEAAYLKASELLPGGAYYPASLARVHARRAAFELEHGWTPQRSLEQSEAALLQAFERGPQEPLAWLVQGEVRGLRARWLARQRQARAEDFEEAARAFEKTLELEPRRLDYRIAFGHFCREWGAWRREAGLEPHSALKRGLALADEVLAARPLWADALLLRASLREEAGETGFREDLERALTLNPHLTGWWKRRFPGRATASP, encoded by the coding sequence ATGACCGTGGCGGATGGAGCAGCGGGCGCATCCACCCTGGAGGGCCCGCCCACTCCTGGGGCTCCTCCTCCGGAGACTCCCGTCTTCCCCGTGCCCGGCTGGGAGCGCTACCAGGGCGTGCGCTTCCTCGGCCAGGGCGGCATGGGCCAGGTCTTCCTCGCGTATGATCCACGGCTGCGCCGCCATGCCGCCCTCAAGTTCGTCCGGGGCGGCGACACCGGGCTCACCCAGCGCTTCCTCTCCGAGGCTCGGGCCCAGGCCCGTGTCGAGCACGAGCGCGTCTGCCAAGTGTATGAGGTGGGGGAAGTCCAGGGGCGCGCCTTCATCGCCATGCAGTACGTGGACGGCCACCCGCTGAACCAGCTCGCAAGCCAGCTCACCGTGGAGCAGGCGGTGCTGCTGCTGCGAGACGTCGCCGAGGGCGTCCACGCCGCCCACCGGGCCGGCCTCATCCACCGTGACCTCAAGCCCGGCAACATCCTCGTCGAGCGCACCGAGGATGGCCGCCTCAAGCCCTACGTCATGGACTTCGGGCTGGCGCGCGACTGGAGGGAGCAGGCCAGCACCGCCACGGGCGCCGTGCTCGGCACCCCGCACTACATGGCCCCCGAGCAGGCCCGCGGCGAGGTGTCCCGGCTGGACCGGCGCGCCGACGTCTACAGCCTGGGCGCCACGCTCTACACCCTGCTCACGGGCCAGCCCCCCATCCCCGGCGGCAACGGACTGGAGGTGCTCAGCAACATCGCCACCCTCGAGCCCCGCCCGCCGCGGGCGCTCAACCCGGACCTGCCGGTGGACCTGGAAGCCATCGTCCTCAAGTGTCTGGAGAAGGAGCGCTCGGCCCGCTACGACTCGGCGCGCGCCCTGGCCGAGGAGCTGGACCGCTTCCTCGGTGGCGAACCCGTGCGGGCGCGCCCCACCGGCCTGGGGTACCGGCTGCGCAAGAGGCTCCGCAAGCACCGCCTCGTGGTGGGCGTGGCCACCGCGGCCCTGCTGGCCGTGGCACTCGCCGTCGTCCAGGTCTCGCGCACCCGGCAGGAGGCCACCCGGCGCGAGCGCCTCTCGAGCCGGTTCACCGAGCGCGTCGAGCGCATCGAGGCCCTGGCCCGCTACTCCGGCCTCTCCCAGCTCCATGACACCCGCGCCGACCGCGAGGCCCTCCGCGGCCGCATGCGTGAGTTGGAGGCAGAGATTCACGAGGCCGGCGCGCCGGCCGTGGGCTCCGGCCACTACGCGCTGGGACGTGGCGCCCTGGCGCTCGGCGACGTGGTCCTGGCCCGCGAGCACCTGGAGGCCGCCTGGAGCCACGGCTTCCGCGAGCCCCGTGTCGCCTGGTCGCTGGCCCTCGTGATGGGACATCTGTACCAGGAGCAGCTCCTGGAGGCCGAGCGCCTGCGCGACCCGGAGCACCGCGAGTCCCGCAAGCAGGACATCCAGCGCCAGTACCGCGCCCCCGCCCTGGACTGGTTGCGCCAGAGCCAGGGCGCCGACGTGCCCTCTCCCGAGTACGTGGCGGCGCTGCTGGCCTTCTACGAGGATCGGCTGGACGAAGCCCTCGCCCAGCTCGAGGCGATGAAGGACCGCCTCCCGTGGTTCTTCGAGGCGCCCCTGCTGCGGGGCGAGATTCTCGAGGCCCGGGCCACCCGCCGCTGGAACCAGGGCGACCGTGAGGGCGCGCTGGCCGACTTCGAGGCTGGCCGCCGCGCCTACGCCACCGCCGCCGCCGCGGGCGAGAGCGTGCCGGAGGTCCACAGGGCTCTGGCGAGGCTCGAGTACACCGTGATGGTGATGGAGCTCTACAGCAAGGGGGACGTCATGCCTCCCTTCACCCATGGGATGGAGGCCGTCGCCCGCGCGCTCCAGGCGGACCCCGACTTCGGGCTGGCCCGCGTGCTGGAGGCGTACTTCTACAACCGGCTGGCGGAGTACCGCATGAGCCGGGGCCTCGACGTGGAGGAGCCCCTCCAGAAGGCCCTCTCCGCCGCGCGCACCGCCATGCGCCTGGTGCCCGAGCCGCCCCGGGCCCGCATGGAGCAGGTCCAGAGCCTCTGGCGCCGAGCCCGCTCCCTCCAGGCCCGGAGCCTGGACCCTCACGAGCCGCTCCAGCAGGCCGTGGAGCTGCTGGGCACCATTCCCCCCAAGGAGCAGGATTACGAGTTCCACGCCACCCGCGGCCTCGTCTTCAAGATCTGGGCGGACTACGAGGACGAGAAGGGGGAGGACTCCCTGCCCCACCGTGGCGAGGCCATCGCGTCCTACCGCGAGGCCATCCGCCTCGATGAGCGCCTGCCGGACGCGTGGATCAACCTGGGTATCGCCTACCGCACCCGCGCCACCCACCCGCGCGCCCCGGCTCCCCTGGAGGACCTGAAGCAGGCCCAGGCCGCGCTCGACACCTCCCGGAAGCTCAATCCGGGCAACTATGTGTCCTACTTCCTGGGCGGCACGCTGCACCTGGAGCTCGCCCAGCGGCGCAGGAGCCAGGGAGAAGACGCCCGGCCCGACCTGACCACCGCCCTGGAGTCCTTCGAGGGCGGCATCCGCATCAACGCCCGGATTGCGCAGCTCCACAACGGCAGGAGCGCGGTCCTCATCGAGCAGGCGCGGGAGGCCTGGGATCACGGCGGCGCTCCCCTCCCCTGGCTCGAGCAGGCCGGGCAGGCCGCGCGTCAAGCCATCGAGGTTGCCCCCCAGCAGGGCTTTGGCCACCACAACGTTGGCGAGGCCCAGGCCGAGCGCGCCACCTACCGCGCGCTCTCCGGGGAGGATCCGCGCCCCGAGCTCCAGGCGGCCGAAGCGGCCTACCTGAAGGCCAGCGAGCTCCTCCCGGGCGGCGCGTACTACCCGGCCAGCCTGGCCCGGGTCCATGCCCGCCGGGCGGCCTTCGAGTTGGAGCACGGGTGGACTCCACAGCGGAGCCTGGAGCAGTCCGAGGCGGCCCTGCTCCAGGCCTTCGAGCGCGGCCCCCAGGAGCCCCTGGCCTGGCTCGTCCAGGGCGAGGTGCGTGGACTGCGGGCCCGCTGGCTGGCTCGCCAGCGGCAGGCGCGCGCCGAGGACTTCGAGGAGGCCGCCCGCGCCTTCGAGAAGACGCTCGAGCTGGAGCCCCGGCGCCTGGACTACCGCATCGCCTTCGGCCACTTCTGCCGCGAGTGGGGCGCGTGGCGGCGGGAGGCGGGGCTCGAGCCGCACTCCGCCCTGAAGCGTGGCCTCGCCCTGGCGGACGAGGTGCTGGCCGCGCGCCCCCTCTGGGCGGACGCGCTGCTGCTGCGCGCGAGCCTGCGTGAAGAGGCTGGGGAGACAGGTTTCCGCGAAGACCTCGAGCGGGCCCTCACGCTGAACCCCCACCTCACCGGCTGGTGGAAGCGGCGGTTTCCTGGCCGCGCGACGGCCTCTCCGTAG
- a CDS encoding hemolysin family protein translates to MPTWVLWTACLALVFLRGFIAAAESALYGTSDLKAQELAASHPGAGGRILRHKTEREPTATALRVGMVLSGFLAAAIGSFVPPHLLNFTRLGESPWLNVATVLAGALLVGLLATLVEVTMRGLANAGPERWALRLSGLVSLLVLLFFPPMRLLMAPINLVARGFGRTLRFEPPPPPLEELEKLLAAQAAKEEVDQSAPQLIRSIFELSDKRCRDVMVPRTEVVCVDLSTPSLEVLRLLAEENHSRIPVYRDDVDHIMGVLHARDLIPLLQHPELIVLQDTIRPAHFVPWLKPIGDLLREMQRQKIHMAIVVDEYGGFMGIVTLEDILREIVGDIGDEFEVEEKQVEKLADGAFLVDAAMEVDRFTQAFGFPLPEGDFDTLGGFLSSLAGHLPDVGERFTYDGWAFTVHAKEGARIDRIRMVKLKQPFREATPRETLGEPPAGEPPGPRESATAEHKG, encoded by the coding sequence ATGCCTACCTGGGTCCTCTGGACCGCCTGCCTGGCCCTCGTCTTCCTCCGGGGCTTCATCGCCGCCGCCGAGTCCGCCCTCTATGGGACGTCCGATCTCAAGGCGCAGGAGCTGGCGGCCTCCCACCCGGGTGCCGGCGGACGAATCCTGCGCCACAAGACCGAGCGCGAGCCCACCGCCACGGCGCTGCGCGTGGGCATGGTACTCAGCGGCTTCCTCGCCGCGGCCATCGGCTCCTTCGTGCCGCCGCATCTGCTCAACTTCACCCGGCTGGGGGAATCGCCCTGGCTGAACGTGGCCACGGTGCTCGCCGGGGCCCTGCTCGTGGGCCTGCTGGCCACGCTCGTCGAGGTGACGATGCGCGGCTTGGCCAACGCCGGTCCCGAGCGCTGGGCGCTGCGCCTGTCGGGGCTCGTGTCGCTGCTCGTGCTGCTCTTCTTCCCGCCCATGCGCCTGCTCATGGCGCCCATCAACCTGGTGGCCCGCGGCTTCGGCCGTACCCTGCGCTTCGAGCCCCCTCCCCCGCCGCTCGAGGAGCTGGAGAAGCTGCTCGCCGCCCAGGCCGCCAAGGAGGAGGTGGATCAGAGCGCCCCCCAGCTCATCCGCTCCATCTTCGAGCTGTCCGACAAGCGCTGCCGGGACGTCATGGTGCCGCGTACCGAGGTGGTGTGCGTGGACCTGTCCACCCCGTCGCTCGAGGTGCTGCGGCTGCTGGCCGAGGAGAACCACTCGCGCATTCCCGTCTACCGGGACGACGTGGACCACATCATGGGCGTGCTGCACGCGCGCGACCTGATTCCGCTGTTGCAGCACCCCGAGCTCATCGTGTTGCAGGACACCATCCGTCCGGCCCACTTCGTGCCCTGGCTCAAGCCCATTGGAGATCTGCTGCGCGAGATGCAGCGGCAGAAGATCCACATGGCCATCGTCGTGGACGAGTACGGCGGCTTCATGGGGATCGTCACGCTGGAGGACATCCTCCGGGAGATCGTCGGCGACATCGGCGACGAGTTCGAGGTGGAGGAGAAGCAGGTGGAGAAGCTGGCCGACGGCGCCTTCCTGGTGGACGCCGCGATGGAGGTGGACCGCTTCACCCAGGCCTTCGGCTTCCCGCTGCCCGAGGGCGACTTCGACACCCTGGGCGGCTTCCTGTCCTCGCTGGCCGGGCACCTGCCGGACGTGGGCGAGCGCTTCACCTACGACGGCTGGGCCTTCACGGTGCATGCGAAGGAGGGCGCGCGCATCGACCGGATACGGATGGTGAAGCTCAAGCAGCCCTTCAGAGAGGCCACGCCCCGGGAAACGCTGGGAGAGCCGCCCGCGGGCGAGCCGCCGGGCCCGAGGGAGTCCGCGACCGCCGAGCACAAGGGCTGA